The stretch of DNA AAACACCGCTGAACTAAAAACACAGCTTGAAGCGCAAAAAGCGGCTGATATCCAGGCAGCAAAAGAGCTAATAGAAAGAGCAAGAGCCGAAACCGCCCAGAGGGAAGCTGTGAAAGAAGGAGAGGTTGGTAGTATAGAGGTAAAAATAGAGCAAGAAAAAGCTGTTAATAAAAAAACAGAAAATGATATACTTAAGAAAAAATCTAAGAATCAAGTTACTTTAGATACAGAAGATAAAAAATCAGCTTTAAAAGCTAAAAAGTTAGCTAAAAGCTCCATGGGAATGAGAAAAGCCCTTAAAGAAAATGCTGTTGGGACTAGTTCTTCTCCCATCGCTAGGTCTAAACGATCAGAAAAGAGTCACTCTTATAATCATGACATATAAAAACAATACAATAAAATTAATTTATTCATGCGTCCGTTAAGTAAATTGAATTTCTTTGAATAACTTCAATTTATAGCTTTTTAGCAAGGTTTCATTAGTGTATATCTTATAAGTATATATACATATGATGAATGTATATATACTTACCATTTTTTTAATAAAATAGGAGGTTGGATATGTATTATATAGATCAAGAAACAGGAGAAAAAAGATTTTTAGACGAAGAAGCTCTAGGTTATTTTAATGATCTAATAGATGCAATTTTAGTAAAAGATGCAGAAGTGGACATAGAGTATTTAGAGCTATTAATAGAAGAAGAGCCTATTATAGCCAATGCTTGTGATGAAGATGGTATTACAGCTTTAAAGTTTGCATTAAATAAGGGAGAGGAAATAGTAAGAACTCTTGTTTCACTTGGTGCAGATCCATATTCTATAAACGAAAGAGGACTTACTGTTATTCATCTATTAGATGATATAACTGACTCAGTTCTTAAAGGTCAGCTCTGTGATGCGATGAATTTAGGAACTCATGATACGGCAGCAATTTTAGCTAGATTGCATAATATTGAAGCCAGAGCTCGGGTTGAGGCAGAATATGCAGCCAGAGAGCTTGCTGAGGCAGAGGCTAAGAATTTAGCTTATGAGCAAGCTTCCACAATTCAAGAGAAAATGAAAATTGCCCCAAGTAGAGCAGCAGGGGAATATCTTAATCAAGATCATATTCGAGAGGCAGATTACACGATCTCTAAAATAGAAAATAATCAGCAAGTGCGCACTGCTATAACTGATACCGACCTTACTCCTGAAATGATTGATGCTGTAAATAGTTTATATAACGAAAAATCATTTACAAAAGATTTATTTCTAAACAGTGAAAAAGATGATTCTCTTATTTCTCTTGTAGCTGGAATATTCAAAGAAACTCCACATAACTTTGACTCACTTTTTTCAAATATTGAATCCATATTGGACTCGCTGGGGATTGATCTAACTAAATTGATTCATTTAGTGAGTATTTACTCTGGAAGTGGACATTTGCCAATGTATCATGGTGGTTTCCCTGGTGGAGATTCCGGTGGTGACTCCGGTGGAAGTGGCGTGGCATTTGATGTTCCACCTCTAGATGAAAATGAATATGTGGTTGCAATACTTGGAAATGTCACCATTATTGCTACAGAAGAAGACCATTCTATGTGATGAGTTTTTTACTAGATCCTCGCGCCCTAACGGGCGCAAGGATGACGAAAAATATAGTTTAGGCGCAAGGATGACGAAAATGAATGAGAGGAACGCAGCGCAGGGAGGACTGAAAGTTAAAAAGAAGAGAATTAGCTTAAAGTTTACGTCATTCTTGTCAAACGAAAGTTTGACGAGAATCCAGTTTGAATTTTTTTAATTTTCAAGAAGAAGGGTTGTATGTTACAACAACAGCTATCTTCTATGTATATTATATGCTCAAAAAGAAATGGAACCTTATATACAGGCTGCACTAACAATCTTATCAGGCGGATATATGAGCATAAAAATAAGTTAGCGGATGGTTTTACTAGGAAATATAACATTGATAAATTAGCGCTTATTGAAGGGAGTAATCCCGCTTGGAAGGATTTATACTATGAGATAGTATAAAGGTGTTACTACC from Rickettsiales bacterium encodes:
- a CDS encoding GIY-YIG nuclease family protein, with translation MLQQQLSSMYIICSKRNGTLYTGCTNNLIRRIYEHKNKLADGFTRKYNIDKLALIEGSNPAWKDLYYEIV